Part of the Aquabacterium sp. NJ1 genome, GTTGTTCAGGTCGCCCGTGGCTCGGTAGAGCTTGAGGATGGCCCGTTTGGTGCCCCAGTCCAGATCCTGGTACATGCGGTTGATGAACTCAAGTGGCAAACCCTTGGGGCAACCCACCGAAATCGCCCATTTGAAGCCGCTGCGGGTGGTGATCAACTGCTGCAGTTCGCCCAGCAAGGGGGTGCGCCAGATGCGTGCCATGTAGTGCCAGCGGTAGCCTTTGAGCACACCCGTGTTGATCAGCGTGAGGCTGGCCAGCCCCAGCGGGTTCATGGCCGCCCACATCAGGCCCCAGGGGCCGCCGAAATCGTGCAGCACCAGGTGGGCTCGCACGATCCCCAGTTGCTTGAGTGCCTCAGTGAGGAAGGCGGTGCCGCCTTCCACGGAGTAGGGATAGTCGGCGGGCTTGTCGGCCTGGCCGAAGCCGGGCATGTCCAGGGCCACGACGCGGCCAAGCGGCGCCACAGCCTGCATCAATGGCCGCCAGTCTTCGCTGGAGCCCGGGTTGCCGTGCACGAAGACCACGGCTTCCGTGGCCTTGAGGTCCTGCCCGCCTTGCAGCACCCGCGTGCGGATGCCGCAGGCGCTCAGGCTGGATGACTGCAGTGGCCACTCGGCTTGGGGTGTGCTGGACATGGGCGGGCTCCTCGTGTTGTAGATGGGGCAGGCCCCAGATCATGCACGCAAAGCCCGCCGTTCGTCATGCACGGGGCGCCCAACCGCCTCAATGTCGCGACGAATGGCAGCCTGCTGCCGCGGTCGGCAATGGTGTGCCGGCCAGGTCATCCAGGATCGGGCAGCAGGCACGCTCGTCGCCATGGCATTGCTCGGCCAGGTCGTTCAAGGTGCGCTTCATGGCTTCGAGTGCCTGGATGCGGGCCTCCAGCGTGGCCACGTGCTGAACGGCCAGCTTCTTGACGGCGGCACTGGAGCGACGGCGGTTGCGCCACAGGTCCAGCAACTGCCCGATGTCTGCCATGCTGAACCCCAGGTCGCGCGCACGCCGGATGAAATGCAGCGTGTTGATGGCGTCTGGGTCATAGCGCCTGTAGCCCGAGTCGGTTCGTGGCGGTGCCGGCAGCAAGCCCAGCCCCTCGTAATGCCGGATCATCTTGGCCGACACGCCCGTCAGCCGGGATGCTTCGCCAATATTGACCGGCTGGCCGGTGGGCGTGGCCTCAGGCAGGGCGTCAGGGCTGGACTTCATAACCTTCTTCACCGATGGCTTGCGCCGTGGCTTCGCGGCTGAGCGTGGTGAGCACCGTGACCGTGCCTTGCGGCAGATCCACCGTCACTGTGGCGCCCGCATCACGACTCTGGATCGCTTTGGTGACGGCTTTCACGCAGTGCTGGCAGCTCATGCCTTTGACCTGAAGTTGATGGTTGTGGGTGTCGCTCATGGAAGTCCTTTCGATGGAATGGTCAGTATCAACGCAGTTCAGTCTGAACCTTGACATCATGGCAAGGTCAAGCGGATGCCCATGACCGTGATCAAACCAGGGTGAGGTGTTCGGCGGACTTGACCTTGACATCATGTCAGGGTTGAAAGTGCCATCATCATGGACCCATTCAAAGGCCGCGTCATGTCCTCCGTTTCTGTTTCTTCGTCGCCGATCGAGCCGGTGCAGCTTGCCGTGCGGGGCATGACCTGCGCCGCCTGTGTCGGCCGTGTCGAGCGCGCCTTGCGCAAGGTGCCCGGTGTGCAGGAGGCGCAGGTCAATTTCGCCACCGAAACCGCCAGCGTCACCTTGAGCCCTGAGGCTTGTGACCTGGACCCAACTGGCCTGGTGAGCGCGGTGGAGGATGCCGGTTACCACGCCTTGATCCAGCAACCGGATGCGCCGGTGGTGGAGGCCGTGGTGCCCTGGTGGGACGTCTGGGGCGCCGTGATCCTGGGGGCTGCGGCCAGCTTGCCCCTGTTGCTGCCCATGCTCTGGGGCGCGCACCATTTCTGGCCTGCCTGGGTGCAGTTCGCGTTGGCCACACCGGTTCAGTTTGGCCTCGGTGCGCGCTTTTACAAGGCGGGCTGGGCCGCGCTCAAGGATGGCAGCGGCAACATGGATCAGCTGGTGGCCCTGGGCACCAGCGCAGCCTGGGGGCTGTCATGCTGGCTGTGGTGGACGCATGCGCAGTCCGTACACGCGGCGCATGGCGGGCCGGATCTGTATTTCGAATCTTCGGCTGTGGTGATCACCCTGGTCTTGCTGGGCAAGGCCCTTGAAGCGCGAGCCAAGCGCCAGACCACGGCCGCCATCCGGGCTCTACAGGCATTGCGGCCTGACACGGTGTCTCGCCTGGGCCCGCAAGGCGAGGTGACCGTGCCCTTGTCCCAGGTGCTGGTGGGCGACACGCTGGTTGTGCGCCCGGGTGAGCGCATCCCCACCGACGGCACGGTCACCGAAGGCGCCAGCCATGTCGACGAGGCCATGCTCACGGGTGAGCCCTTGCCGGTGGCCAAGAACCAGGGCGACCGCCTGACCGGTGGCGCGGTCAACGGCGAAGGGCGGCTGGTCATGCTGGTGACGGCCGTGGGCGGGCAGACCATGCTGGCCCACATCATCCGCCGTGTGGTGGATGCGCAAGCGACCAAGGCGCCCATCCAGCGCGTGGTGGACCGGGTCTCCGCCGTGTTCGTGCCCACGGTGCTGCTGGTGGCCTTGTTGACGGGGCTGGGCTGGTGGTGGTCGGGCGCTGGCGGCGAAGTGGCCTTGATCCGCGCTGTGGCCGTGCTGGTGATCGCCTGCCCATGTGCCTTGGGCCTGGCCACACCCGCGGCCATCATGGCGGGTACCGGCGCGGCCGCACGCCAGGGCATCCTGATCAAGGACCCCGAAGCGCTTGAGACGGCGCACCGCGTGCAGGTCGTGGCATTCGACAAGACGGGGACCTTGACGCAGGGGCATCCCCGGTTG contains:
- a CDS encoding cation-translocating P-type ATPase codes for the protein MSSVSVSSSPIEPVQLAVRGMTCAACVGRVERALRKVPGVQEAQVNFATETASVTLSPEACDLDPTGLVSAVEDAGYHALIQQPDAPVVEAVVPWWDVWGAVILGAAASLPLLLPMLWGAHHFWPAWVQFALATPVQFGLGARFYKAGWAALKDGSGNMDQLVALGTSAAWGLSCWLWWTHAQSVHAAHGGPDLYFESSAVVITLVLLGKALEARAKRQTTAAIRALQALRPDTVSRLGPQGEVTVPLSQVLVGDTLVVRPGERIPTDGTVTEGASHVDEAMLTGEPLPVAKNQGDRLTGGAVNGEGRLVMLVTAVGGQTMLAHIIRRVVDAQATKAPIQRVVDRVSAVFVPTVLLVALLTGLGWWWSGAGGEVALIRAVAVLVIACPCALGLATPAAIMAGTGAAARQGILIKDPEALETAHRVQVVAFDKTGTLTQGHPRLIEWQVAHEPAALGVAWGKPQALQVAAALQAGSEHPLARAVLEAVEGAPRFVAQAVQSMPGRGVVGRLSEAGGQVELLGDWGLGSARWVEEQACAVEPSLRVQADAWATSGATVSWLMRQAAAPAGGEPVWQVMAAMAFGDELKPGAAEAVARLHALNVRTVMISGDNRGAAQAMASRLGIQQVVAEVLPGDKADHIQHLRQGEGGARLTVAMVGDGLNDAPALAAADVGMAMANPEGGTDVALQAAGITLMRGDPMLVPAALDISRRTSTKIWQNLAWAFGYNVIGIPLAAFGGLNPMLAGAAMALSSVSVVTNALWLSRWKPARIA
- the cueR gene encoding Cu(I)-responsive transcriptional regulator codes for the protein MKSSPDALPEATPTGQPVNIGEASRLTGVSAKMIRHYEGLGLLPAPPRTDSGYRRYDPDAINTLHFIRRARDLGFSMADIGQLLDLWRNRRRSSAAVKKLAVQHVATLEARIQALEAMKRTLNDLAEQCHGDERACCPILDDLAGTPLPTAAAGCHSSRH
- a CDS encoding alpha/beta fold hydrolase translates to MSSTPQAEWPLQSSSLSACGIRTRVLQGGQDLKATEAVVFVHGNPGSSEDWRPLMQAVAPLGRVVALDMPGFGQADKPADYPYSVEGGTAFLTEALKQLGIVRAHLVLHDFGGPWGLMWAAMNPLGLASLTLINTGVLKGYRWHYMARIWRTPLLGELQQLITTRSGFKWAISVGCPKGLPLEFINRMYQDLDWGTKRAILKLYRATGDLNNRSQALGKMLAPLNPPTLVVWGAADPYLPARYAEQQKETFAKAQVVLLPQSGHFPFADDPQGVAQAVVPFLRQQLSGGAAGVRSGAA
- a CDS encoding heavy-metal-associated domain-containing protein; amino-acid sequence: MSDTHNHQLQVKGMSCQHCVKAVTKAIQSRDAGATVTVDLPQGTVTVLTTLSREATAQAIGEEGYEVQP